The Canis lupus baileyi chromosome 5, mCanLup2.hap1, whole genome shotgun sequence region AACCCTCCTTTatacaacattttaatttttttcatcaggaGGGTTATTTAGGTTTCTAATCCACTATATTGttggaaaaaagtttaaaacatggATTTCATGATCACAACTCACATTTGTTTCATAACATTTTTATAGTCTTCTTACATTTTAATGGTATGAGTTTTATATGGTATGACTGTGTATGTTATTTATAATGACATTTAACTCTCACAACTAACTCAGGGAGctatctttatgttttattttcagtatagttaacatatggtgctatattagtttcagttgtacaatatcGTGATTTGACACTTCCACATTTACTATGGAGAGGTAGAcattattatctgtttttttttttttttagattttatttatttattcatgagagacacacagagagaggggcagagacacaggcagagggagaagcagactccatgcagggaacccgaagtgggacttgatcctgggtctccaggaccataccctgggctgaaggcaggcaccaaactgctgagccacccagggatcccctattatctctgttttacagataaggaaatgtaGGCTCTGAGTTTTGCCCAAGGTTTCACCAACCATATGGGTGAACAGGGACTTAGCCATTGATATTCACCCTCCAAAGTTTCTTAGCCTTTGGAAGACATGGGCCCACATATGAATCTGATGAAAGCTCTAGCTCCTCTTCCCAAAAATATGTACATTGATACAATACACTAAAATTGTAGGGGGTTCCAGATGCTACGAAGTCCATCCATGGATAATACCATGGGAGAACCTATGTGTGTTATAATGCTGAGAGTAGATGCTAGCACAAAAAGACACATTAATTTTTTAGCTTTGATCACAAGTTCAtattcctctgcctgtcttcAAAGACCCTTCATATTCTGATCCTgctgtcttcattcttttttttctgacataCATTCCCTGAAGTAGTCCTTCTGGGCTCTGTTTGTGGCTTGCCTCTGTGTGGGGAGAAGCAGTGACTAAGATTACAGGCTCTCACAGTCTGGGTTCAGATCCTGAGCAAACTGTAGACCACAGGCAGGTTATGTACCACCCTCTCTGTggctctatttcttttcttttttaaaaaaatttatttattcatgggagacacacagagagaggcagagacacagaaggagaaccaggttccttgcagggaaccggatgtgggactcgatccccagacccagaatcacaccctgagccaaaggcagatgctcaatcgctgagccacccaggcattccttattattatatttttgaaaccAAACATTGtcactttaggttttttttttttgtagtttcaagtttttatttcaaatccaGTTCATTAACATACATAGATTAAATAGTtctcaaaagtattttaaaaagtactgggCACACAGTGGTGCTAATTTCTTGAAAGGCAATTTTCCTGTTGCCATTTGAAGAGGGTAATAGTGCTTTCTGTCTTGGAGTCCTAGGGGTTCACTTGTCCCCGTGGAGAGACAAGTGCTTTGCTTTTCAAGTCTCAAGGGTGATGAAATGGCTCAAAGTGTTACAAGATGGAAATAAGCAATCCTACCTACCTCTGCAAAAGTGGGACTTCCTGAGACTGAAGGGGTGGACATGTGGTTGATTTCTTTGAGAATTGAGTTCTAATAGTGACCCATGGCAGCGAGACTTCTGATGGGATGGAATGGGACTCAGGCCTCTGTGTCTGAATAGGGCTGGCCTAGGGATCTGGTCACTAGGCATCTCAGTGGACAGAAGAGGACCAGAGGACTTTCTCCAAGTCTGATGGATAATTCTGGAAAAATTCCCTATAATCTTGACTGTCCTAGAAGGATGAAGGAACGTGACACTTCTTATCTCTTGGTGTCTTTGAGGAAATTTATAAGGATACACTGTGTGATTTGTTTTCTCAACCGAGGGCAGGGATATGTGACCTTTCTTTGTAAATCTCATGATCCtttcattaataattttccaTGTTGAATTGAATCATTGAATCTTAGAACTGGAAGGGCTATTAGAAATTATTcctagtgggatccctgggtggcgcagcggtttagcgcctgcctttggcccagggcacgatcctggagacccgggatcgaatcccacgtcgggctcccggtgcatggagcctgcttctccctctgcctgtgtctctgcctctctctctctctctctctgtgtgcctatcataaattaaaaaaaaaaaaaaattaaaaaaaaaaaaagaaattattcctaGTACTGCTGACAGTAATTATTATGAAGGCAGAAGACACTTCCCTATTGGACTCTTTGGGTCCTATGTCCCTAAAAGATATCCTGAAGTTGGGAAGTTTCTTGTCTAAGGACCCAGGCCTAGGCTGAAAGTGAGTCCAGATAAACATGTAATTTATCCTcaaagaacattttcttctccACAGCCCATTGTAGCCCACAGGCACTGACATGCCTTTGGGAAAGACTAGAAAAACCACTGGTATTGATATGGTTAGAGCAGAGGGGTTGAGGGCCCACCAGATCTCAGCCTCAGGAAGTCCTGTCTGCTAAACTGGAAAAGGCACGGCCCAACCAGTCTCTGGAGCAGGCCGATTAGTTTGTGAGCCAGCTGGAGAGGGGCCAGAGCCTCTGCAAACAGAGTAGTCTGACATATAGACCTAGGCAAGAATGGTTGTTGTCAGTCACTCAACTCCAGCCTGCCCTCGGCCGATTGGTGACTTAGTTTCCCAATATGTTTGGtgtctattcttttcttttcaatgtcCATCCACTCCATGTACCCTGCACCCAGAGTTCTCATGCAGTGTTTCCTGATATGACTTGCATGGTGGTTCTTAGTCTTTTGGGTGTCTTTAAGAATTTGCTAAAAACTATGAACTGTCCCCATGGAAAAATGCATATTCACATAAAATTTTGCTTACAATTCTAGTGGATCCCCTGATAAGACTGGATTCCTTTGGTGGATTCTTAAAAAGCCTGACTCTACAATAACATACCTGATAGTGATTTAATGCATTACACCTTCTGTTTCTCAGAAACACAACCTGTGTTCTACTATGAGGCAGACAGTCTGAGTGAAGATAGGGACTTGAATTTGGGGTGGGGTGCTGAAACGGGTCTGGGCGTTGGTTGCTAGGAGGTAAGCGAATCTAAAAAATACTACTACCTATGACTTTTCTTCCTACCCCACAGTCTGACCAATActatttcaattttaatattttaccattttcacATTAGAATTGgtaatacttaaaaaatactgttgAGTGCATGACCTACTGAAATTCTCACTTTATTAATATGGGATGGATCCTAGgcatcagtttttttaaaatttaaatggctttattgaagtataattgatgtaAAATAAAGCACATCAAATATAAGTACAGTTTGGTGACTTCTGATATATGTATGAAACTCACGAACATACCCATCATCCCCAAAGTTCCCCCTGAAATCACAAACATTTTCCTGAGGAGAGGATGTAATGCCTTCATCAGATTCtcccaaaaggaaaagaatgaaagctgCACCTGAAGCCTGGCTTATTgagaatccattcattcattcaacatattgTTTAAATCAGAACACAATGAACAACAATGGCTACCATTTGAGAACTAAATATGCCAGGTACTATGCAAGGCACGTTACGAGTATTTGACCtttataaaaattctgaaatgtgCGTATCACCATCTCTGATATAGCAAACCTGTGCTTTAGCCGCTAGGCTGTGATGCCCTCAGTAATACCAAGTTGCCTAACTTCTGCTCAGAACAAGCTAAGGTTGAAATACCAGGGCTGAACAGGAAGTGAAAGAGTGAAGTcaaagacctcttttttttttttttttttttaaacaatttcctTTTGACCAATGAGAAATCATTGCAAAAGAGAAAGTACTGCCTTTAAATGACGCAAGACGCACTGTGCCCTCAAGAGGTGTGGCGGGAGGTTTTCTCAAGTAGAAGTTATTATCTAACCACAAACCAACTGTCTATCATTACACTGCATTTTAGAGGACATCTATGATTGGTCGACTCAGAGAGCAACATTTGAATTTAAAGACCAAAACAACCAGGGGTGTTCCTTCAGTGAGAAAGATAAAGCTTTGTTGTTAGAGAAAACTCCAACTGGAGCCTGAGATTAGGCATTAAAACCCTTACaccggggacacctgggtggctcggtggttgagcgggtggctcggtggttgagcgtctgcctttggctcaggtggtgatcccgtgatcctgggatggagtcccacatcgggctccctgtgtggagcctgcttctccctcggcctgtgtctctgcctctctgtttctcgtgaataaaagcttaaaaaaaaaaaaaaataaggacaattaGCGGCCTTATATACAGTagtaattgtgttttttttaaaaaaaaaaaccttacaccaatatttcattcattttctcatcaAAAAGCCAGtctctattttaaaagatatgtaaACACCACTGAAAAGCTATGTAAACACCATGTGAAGGCTCTTTGTAAACTCCAAGTGATTACGTAAAAGCTAGTAAATGCAAGTATTTATAGTTTgagatgcaattaaaaaaattaatatctaaaaaaaattaatatctaaatAGAAAGCAAAATTTGCCTGTCAACAAAGGCTATGCCAGGGGAAGGTGGCAGAGTCAGAAGCAGCCGCAATTCCTGATGCCTTCTTTCCTACTTGTCGCTAGATCACATATAGCACTgttctctttttcccatttctccctctggtGGTCCACGGGACCACTAAGTGCACTGTCTTCAGTACTTGTTTATTCTAGAGAATACAGAATAAaacctataaaagaaaaaaagcaggtcAGATGACTTTGTAGAAAGGAAACTATGCCTTCAAGTTATGGGTTGAAAAATTACTTCCTCTTGGTACATTTACTATATTTCATTCTGAGTCTGGGATGTATCCTTATCTTAATGAGATAGAAGGATTaatgaaaaaatcatttatttcagGCAGTACAAGTTCTTCTGACAAATACAAGATAGTAagcattaaaatttgagaacttGAAATGCTGAAAGAAATTCCTAGAATTCAATAATCTTTTCCTCAGCAATCGTTTCTATTACAGAAAGTTTCACCTAATAGGGTGAAAATGACATTGATTCAAATATTATACCCTCTATTTTATGTTCATGAAGTAAAGCACTATAGAACTATACAGAGccaccaaattcaacaatatgaAATTTTCagggtgggttgtttttttgttgaaactcactttattaaaaaaaaaacagtcatgaACAATAAATTACAATCATTTCCCCCTTTTATAAAttcttcataaaatatatttgacaattttaaaagaaaatctcaaaagttgctttcatttttgaagtGCTGATGACTTATTTTTTTGACCATTTTGTCATGCTGGTGAATTATTTTGTAGCTGCTACAATAGTTTGATTGATAaacattttacaattaaaaacaacaccaacaacaaagaggaaaaaacagaccAGCAGAAAGAACTATTCAGTGTGCTATTTATCTGACACTTAACATTTACTTCATCATATTGACAAAGTATCCCTTAGCACCAAAAATCTACAGGAACCCCTTCTTTCTAAGTGACAACTAGTGCAAAATAACATTCTAGGAACTAACTGTACAACCCCATATTTAACTGGCCACAGCTGCCTATAAgcttatttgaaatatttggtctttttttcaaTTAAGACAAATTTCATAAAACACTATAAACCATGGCAAGAGACTCTGAGGAATAActgtttattgagtacctattatggGCAAGGCACTGTGCAcaaatttttgctttcatttttcctctaGCAAATATCCAGGAATTTCCAAGTATCATTAACCTTTTATTTCTTACTCCTAGCTGGAAAAGGCCTGTGGCTATATGCCATTTTTAAACTGTCATTTTACCAACTGACCTTTAGTGCTGAGCTCACAGTAGGTACTGAATAAAATACCATCTGattgaaaaaacaaagacaaagaattGGTATCATAGGCTATTTTAGAATACAAGGACTTGAGAAAATTCTATGAGAAACTTCCTGATCACCTCATACCTTTGCTGTCAATGAAAGATTCACTTCACAAgtgaaaactttcaaaataaatgataatcGTTAACTATTTTAAATGAGGCAAGACCAAAAACTATGTACTTAGGAAACCATGGCTCCAAGTACACAGATATTTGAAGAGCAAATGAAGCACTGGCATACTATCACCTGAATCATCATGAATCTCTGCTGAAGTGCCATGTTATTGATGCAACATTATAATACTTTTCACTTCCAGTAAGTCAGTCCCCTTGGCCAGATCTGTGTTACAGTGATATGGTGATCCAGAGGGTCAATTATCATGAGGTTCCAGTGTATTCCACCTCTCATTTCCaaaaaatttcttatatttattagcTTGAAAGTGATGTTAAaagtatatgatttttattttaaaaggtttttttttcaaaaaaggttttattttaataaaaccttTCAGTCCAAATTTTAAACTTCCAGACCAAGTAACGCATAGTTCagaaattttatatacttttaattttttgtgctttttttttttaccttctctagttcccaaacacattttaaataaggaaagaattATGATACCAAAATTCCAAAAATTATGGATGTTCCAAAAAGCTGGGGAGACACACTGGGTGTCAACTacactttaattaaaaacaaaaaaccttagggaaaaaaaaagctgaggagACCGCAAACTATTAATGATTTCAGtattctaatactttttttttttaaactttgaccAAAGATTCTAGTGCTTTATAAAGACTAACCTAGATGCAATCGTCTTAAAGTCTATCTAACCTTAAAGGCTAATATTCTGTTTTAGCAACTTTCCTTAGAAAGTTTAACTATCTGCATTTATAGGAAAACAAATCGGAGACAACCATATAGGGTTAAAAATCAAACTAACTTCAATTAGTGTAACAGTCTACTGGTTTTTGACATAGACCATACCAAGTGACTGTATAAAATCAATAACTTGGAAGTTTCTACTTGAAAGATATAGTTGATGCGACAATATTTTATCCATCTGCCACACTGTATAGGTATCATCTCCCCACTTTAGAAAAAGGTGATCAACATTTAACACAACCATATCATCATTACTGTGTTAAATTAGACAAGAGAAAACAGCATTAGTGCCAAAATGAAAGGAATTCCAGTGATTAAACAAGAGACCATATCAGAGCAGGCAATGTGAGGGTGGAGCTCATTTGATTTCTTCAACTTTATGCTGAGGCTTAGACAGTCTTGAAATCAAAACTTAATATATCAAGTAGGATAGTTCATATATATTGCAGAGGAATCCTGTGTTCAGATTCATATCAGATTGCAGATGCTCAAGTGCAGACATGTTCCAGTGcagtggttcaattggttaattGAATGCTTGGTTACCTAAAGAAGGTATGACTGAATCAAGGTCCTTGCCAACCTGCTACCACATGATTGCATGGCTAATGCAACTCCTGCAGCTTATAGGGCACTGGAGAGCTCAAACATACTTCAGCAGCTTTGGATCacttaattttgtttatgtttaatTGGATAATTTTAGACCCTCCAAATGATGCCTTAAAAAAAGCTGtataatattacaaaaataaaaaatgtagtatGATTTCATTAGAGGGAGGGACAGGGTAGGAAGATGAGGGaaggttcttttatttttcatcactgATTTCACCAGCAAATCTCAAAAACCCAAACCTACATCAAATAATTTAAACAGAAGTGGCATTTTCTTCATATGGAATGCAAAATGCACACATTCACAtacttacatatacataaatatatacatatatgtttccTTTACAAAGCTTCAAAGGTTGCATTACCAGCATGCAAACCTCTTCTTCCATGGAAATTCCTAATACTGACAAGGAATGTCTAAAATACTTAAGAGACTTATTTCCAGAAAACTggactttcttctcttcttggctCTTAGAGAATTTTCCTGCCAAACTTCTAccaatgatcattttaaaaaatgtacaccCACATTGGTAATACACATTTAAAACATACTAACAAAATGGCCAGCTTGGACTTAAGAAAaacgaggaaaaaaaaaaaaaacaccccacaatAAAATCTAAACCCTTAGAAGGTGGAGTTTagctttttatattctttttcagcCACATTATGTTGTTGCATCACTGTTAAAACATAAGCAGCATATCAtccaagatatttgcaaacaatatatGTGTCACGTTTCCCAGCTGTTATCTTTAAATGCAATTTGTACTAATCTGAGTTCTAGTTCAAAAGCATCTGGACGATCCTGAGGGTTTGCAGCCAGCATTTCTTTAATCAGTTGTTTCATTCGCCCATTCATAGACTTCTTCTTCACAGGAATGAGAAGTTCCATTTTGGGATTTTCCAGAAGCGCCTCTCCAACAGGCACAATCTCAGTTCCTTGTTTTACATAACTCCCCAAGAgttccttctttgtctctgtgtctatgaatgtGATCCTTTCCAGCATTGCCCAGATGATAATCCCCAGAGCAAAGATGTCAGCTTTTGCTGTGTAATGTCCCTCCCACACTTCAGGAGCCATGTAGAAATCTGTTCCACAGGCTGTGGAAAGGAAACACTTGTTTACACTGACAGGTTCTTCTGGGTTCTGCCCAGAGGCTGAACAAACTTTACTGAGACCAAAATCGGCCACTTTCAGTGTGGGTTCCAAGTCACTGGTATCCAACCTGCTTTGCGAAATCAGGATGTTATCAGGCTTAAGATCTCGGTGGATGATCTGGTTTTTATGCAAGAAAGCCAGAGCACTGCTCAGCTGAAGCATAAAGCTGGTGTTAGTTTTACGGTTGGGTTTCCTGGACAACAGATACTCATTCATATCTCCGCCGTCACAAAAATCCATCACAAACCACAAGTAATAGGCGCTTCTGGGATCAAAGGCAATTTCTCCTTTTAATGAAGTCTCTACAAGCtataagaagggaaaaaaagattacaatCATGTGCACAGTTTATACAATTCAGCTACAGAAAAAGAATAACTGGTTTAGTTGGactccttattttatttatttattgattgatttaaagattttatttatttaaagcatttatttatttatttatttatttatttatttatttaatttatttatttactcatagacacacacacacacacacacacacacacagaggcagaaacacaggcagagggagaagcaggttccatgcagggagcctgacgtgggactcgatcccgggtctctgggatcacgccctggactgaaggcagtgctaaactgccaAGCTACCCGAGCTGCCCGGACTCccaattttaaatggaaaatccATGAATGTTTTATTTGGTCAGTGCTTTcatatgtgcattttattttaaatttcagtactTCAAACTGTCACTTTGCCTCTAATGAATACATACCAAATCTCTAAGTCAAAAGAggtaaaagcatatttaaaaatagctttaggaacacctggctggctcagctggtagagcacgggactcctgatctcaaggtcatgagttcaagccccacgttgggcatagagcttactaaatcataaataagtaaataaataaatgctttattttgaaGTGTCCAACTGACTATATATTTTCTGCATGTGTTAATGGAGCTAAACTCTACCTACATAGCCAATAGCTTCATGAAAAAACTGGTATTTCAGCAGCTATACCTGGGAGATTGCCAGTTGGTGTATAAACATCAATTAGGAAGTT contains the following coding sequences:
- the PDIK1L gene encoding serine/threonine-protein kinase PDIK1L translates to MVSSQPKYDLIREVGRGSYGVVYEAVIRKTSARVAVKKIRCHAPENVELALREFWALSSIKSQHPNVIHLEECILQKDGMVQKMSHGSNSSLYLQLVETSLKGEIAFDPRSAYYLWFVMDFCDGGDMNEYLLSRKPNRKTNTSFMLQLSSALAFLHKNQIIHRDLKPDNILISQSRLDTSDLEPTLKVADFGLSKVCSASGQNPEEPVSVNKCFLSTACGTDFYMAPEVWEGHYTAKADIFALGIIIWAMLERITFIDTETKKELLGSYVKQGTEIVPVGEALLENPKMELLIPVKKKSMNGRMKQLIKEMLAANPQDRPDAFELELRLVQIAFKDNSWET